AGCAGGCCCCGCAGGGAACGCCATCGATCACCGCCTTGCAGTATCCGGAATTGATCGGAGCACGGGTGTCTCCTGCCGGAAAGTGGAGCGCGTCCGCCGGGCAGACTGCGACGCAGGCGCCGCACCCGGAACAGGTCTCCTTCAACCAGACCTCCGTCTCCAGGTCTTTGAATGTCTTCTTCTCCATGCTGATCTACTCCCACGTGTACTTGCCTGCAAACGGCCGTGCGCTCGCCGGGACGATCCGGGTGAACTCTGCGTTGAGGAGTTCTGCCGGATCGAGGTCGAACGCCCCGGCAAACTCACGGATCACCGGGGCGATCCGCTGCCGGTCATCTTCGGTGAGGGGCAGTTTCTTTGCTCCGACACCAAGGCGACTCCCATCGACGTCGCCGCGAATGACGATCTCCCCGCCGTGGATTCCGCTCCCGACGCCGCGCCCGAAATATTCGCTCCCATCCATGCCGAGCACGATGAGGAGCCCTCCTGCCATGTATTCGCCGAGGAACGACTGTGCGTTCCCGCCGACGACAAGAATGGGGCGCTTATCGTCGTACTGCTTCATGTGAATGCCG
This sequence is a window from Methanoculleus taiwanensis. Protein-coding genes within it:
- a CDS encoding GltB/FmdC/FwdC-like GXGXG domain-containing protein — encoded protein: MGKTVTIDAKGMHYTPLNKKIRQAVADGAGEIIIDNVLGQRFIGNGLRGDATIVVNGVPGGDLCMFMSGPTCIVHGNADHAPGNTMNAGKVIIHGSAGDAVAHSMRGGTVFVRGNIGYRGGIHMKQYDDKRPILVVGGNAQSFLGEYMAGGLLIVLGMDGSEYFGRGVGSGIHGGEIVIRGDVDGSRLGVGAKKLPLTEDDRQRIAPVIREFAGAFDLDPAELLNAEFTRIVPASARPFAGKYTWE